From one Lycium ferocissimum isolate CSIRO_LF1 chromosome 7, AGI_CSIRO_Lferr_CH_V1, whole genome shotgun sequence genomic stretch:
- the LOC132065212 gene encoding glycerol-3-phosphate acyltransferase 9 codes for MNKLKSSNSELDLDRPNLEDYLPTGSIPEPHGKLRLRDLLDISPTLTEAAGAIIDDSFTRCFKSNPPEPWNWNIYLFPLWCLGVVVRYGILFPIRVIVLTIGWIIFLSCYIPVHFLLKGHDKFRKKLERCLVELICSFFVASWTGVVKYHGPRPSIRPKQVFVANHTSMIDFIVLEQMTAFAVIMQKHPGWVGLLQSTILEGVGCIWFNRSEAKDREIVARKLREHVEGADNNPLLIFPEGTCVNNHYSVMFKKGAFELGCTVCPVAIKYNKIFVDAFWNSRKQSFTMHLLQLMTSWAVVCDVWYLEPQNIRPGESPIEFAERVRDIISVRAGLKMVPWDGYLKYSRPSPKHRERKQQSFAESVLRRLEEK; via the exons ATGAATAAGCTAAAATCATCAAACTCAGAATTGGACTTGGATCGACCCAATCTGGAAGACTATCTTCCAACTGGATCCATCCCTGAACCCCATGGCAAGCTTCGCCT GCGTGATTTGCTTGATATTTCTCCCACCCTAACTGAAGCTGCTGGTGCCATTATTGAC GATTCTTTCACCCGATGCTTCAAGTCAAATCCACCAGAACCTTGGAACTGGAACATTTATTTGTTTCCTTTATGGTGCTTGGGGGTTGTTGTTAGATATGGGATTCTTTTCCCTATAAG AGTTATTGTCTTGACAATAGGATGGATAATATTCCTCTCTTGCTATATCCCGGTGCATTTCCTACTGAAAGGGCACGATAAGTTCAGGAAAAAGCTAGAG AGGTGTCTGGTGGAGCTGATATGCAGTTTCTTTGTTGCATCTTGGACTGGGGTTGTCAAATACCACGGCCCACGGCCTAGCATACGACCTAAGCAG GTTTTTGTGGCAAATCACACATCTATGATTGATTTTATTGTCTTAGAGCAGATGACTGCATTTGCAGTGATCATGCAGAAGCATCCTGGATGGGTCG GACTACTGCAGAGCACTATTTTAGAAGGTGTTGGATGTATCTGGTTCAACCGCTCAGAAGCGAAGGATCGTGAAATTGTAGCACGGAA gTTGAGGGAACATGTTGAAGGGGCCGATAACAACCCTCTTCTTATATTCCCTGAGGGAACTTGTGTAAATAACCACTACTCTGTCATGTTCAAAAAG GGAGCATTTGAACTTGGCTGCACTGTTTGTCCTGTTGCAATCAAGTACAACAAAATTTTTGTTGACGCTTTTTGGAACAGTAGAAA ACAGTCCTTCACAATGCACCTCTTGCAGCTCATGACATCTTGGGCTGTTGTCTGTGATGTTTGGTACCTGGAACCTCAGAACATAAGACCTGGGGAGTCTCCAATCGAGTTTGCAGAGAG GGTGAGGGACATCATTTCTGTTAGAGCAGGTCTAAAAATGGTTCCTTGGGATGGATATTTGAAATACTCTCGTCCTAGCCCCAAGCATCGAGAGAGGAA GCAACAGAGTTTTGCGGAATCAGTGTTGCGTCGCCTGGAAGAGAAGTAG
- the LOC132065213 gene encoding uncharacterized protein LOC132065213 produces MKDSKGIFTVNSAYRDLNVSSFQEEGWQWKMIWKTKVPYKVNCFNWLLAKEAVLTHENLNKRDQLWKMFINLRKIRWWKPGSREGVLKCWNRDGNVTGKEERWKIVPSCIWWTVWKERNQRCFEN; encoded by the exons ATGAAGGATAGCAAAGGAATTTTCACTGTAAACTCAGCATACAGAGACCTGAATGTCTCAAGTTTTCAAGAAGAGGGATGGCAATGGAAGATGATATGGAAGACAAAAGTACCTTATAAAGTGAACTGTTTTAATTGGCTGTTGGCAAAAGAGGCAGTGCTGACTCATGAAAACCTGAACAAAAGAG ACCAGCTGTGGAAGATGTTTATCAACCTGAGGAAGATCAGATGGTGGAAGCCTGGGAGCAGAGAAGGAGTGTTAAAGTGCTGGAACAGGGATGGGAATGTAACAGGAAAAGAGGAGAGATGGAAGATTGTCCCATCATGTATCTGGTGGACTGTTTGGAAAGAGAGGAACCAGAGATGTTTTGAGAACTAG
- the LOC132065218 gene encoding lysM domain-containing GPI-anchored protein 2 produces MVSFPTLASLLCLVWLLTISSPTAASFTCTSPGTCDAIIDYTSPNATTFNAVKKLFNLKNLRSLLGVNNLPVSTPPNQKLPANQTIKIPFPCLCRNGTGIANKRPTYTVIAGDFLSHIVSDIFGGLFTVQELQTVNNISNPNLIQPGDKLWIPLPCSCDDVEGEKVVHYGRLVTAGSTIDDIAQQYNVSQDTLLRLNRLASPKELLAGSVLDVPLKACQSMVRNTSLDYPLLVPNDTYIFTAANCVTCKCDAANNWTLQCQPSQIKSSLWKTCPSMQCQGLDNFYIGNVTSSDCNSTVCTYAGYSNQTIFTASTQLTCPADGNSASGLRTWTWRWNIILAAIHLVLLSALYLR; encoded by the exons ATGGTTTCTTTTCCTACTCTTGCTTCCCTGTTATGCCTTGTTTGGCTACTCACCATTTCATCTCCAACAGCAGCTTCCTTTACTTGCACCTCCCCTGGAACTTGTGACGCCATTATTGACTACACTTCACCCAACGCCACTACTTTTAACGCCGTTAAAAAACTCTTCAACCTCAAGAACCTCCGTTCTCTTCTTGGCGTTAACAACCTTCCTGTTAGCACCCCTCCTAATCAGAAACTCCCTGCTAATCAAACCATTAAAATCCCTTTCCCATGTCTCTGTAGAAACGGTACAGGAATAGCCAACAAACGGCCAACTTACACCGTTATCGCCGGCGACTTCTTATCGCATATTGTTTCCGATATCTTTGGCGGTTTATTTACTGTTCAGGAACTTCAGACGGTTAATAATATATCTAACCCGAATTTGATACAACCTGGAGATAAATTGTGGATCCCACTCCCTTGTAGCTGTGATGATGTGGAAGGTGAAAAGGTTGTTCATTATGGTCGTTTGGTGACAGCTGGCAGCACCATTGATGATATTGCTCAGCAGTACAATGTTTCCCAGGATACCCTTTTGAGATTGAATCGTTTAGCAAGTCCTAAAGAACTTTTAGCTGGTTCTGTTCTTGATGTTCCGCTTAAAG CTTGTCAATCAATGGTGAGAAATACTTCACTGGACTATCCTTTGCTTGTCCCAAATGACACGTACATCTTCACTGCTGCCAATTGTGTAACGTGCAAGTGTGATGCTGCGAACAACTGGAC CTTGCAATGCCAACCATCCCAGATAAAGTCATCTCTTTGGAAGACATGCCCCTCTATGCAGTGCCAAGGTTTAGATAACTTCTACATTGGGAATGTCACGTCTTCAGATTGTAATTCCACAGTTTGCACTTATGCTGGTTACAGTAACCAGACCATTTTTACAGCAAGCACTCAGTTAACTTGCCCTG CGGATGGCAATAGTGCTTCTGGATTGAGGACATGGACATGGAGATGGAATATCATCCTGGCTGCTATCCATCTAGTGTTGCTATCTGCTTTGTATTTGAGATAA
- the LOC132065214 gene encoding protein DETOXIFICATION 45, chloroplastic isoform X1 has translation MASAQLTTKAMYNGFTELEVIEEISKICSLRYAHCRCNSFARIKQNSLKYVYGSNNCSLSIGKSKRFLSSPVICPRKPKSLRFRNKFSSESGVEASDLEDTTVVKGIDNLSSSSGEVFELNETVPIIKNLENDSVEAPTSSSQSEDVRRELVMLTLPAIAGQAIDPLTQLMETAYIGHLGSVELASAGVSISVFNIISKLFNIPLLSVATSFVAEDIAKNARKVYLSEEAEGTNGRLFTGIAERHQFSSVSTALLLAVGIGIIEALALALGSGLLLSLMGISPTSPMRVPAKRFLALRALGAPAFVVSLALQGIFRGFKDTKTPVVCLGIGNFVAIFLFPLFMYYFGLGVSGAAISTVISQYLVAFSMMWYLNRRVKILPPRFEELQFGGYLKSGGFLIGRTLSVLFTMTLATSMAARQGSVAMAAHQICLQVWLAVSLLTDALAASAQALIASNLSKGDYVIATEITHYVLKIGLLAGVFLAAALGVSFGALSTLFTKDAEVLGVVSTGLLFVSASQPINALAFIFDGLHYGVSDFAYAARSMMLVGAISSGFLLFAPRLLGLPGVWLGLTLFMGLRMMAGVIRLLSNKGPWWFLHCETNEAKVSRFLIS, from the exons ATGGCATCTGCACAATTGACCACTAAGGCGATGTATAATGGGTTTACTGAATTGGAAGTGATAGAGGAAATTTCCAAAATCTGCTCATTGAGATACGCACATTGCCGTTGTAATTCCTTTGCAAGAATCAAACAGAATAGCTTGAAGTATGTTTACGGTAGCAACAATTGTTCTTTATCTATTGGAAAAAGCAAAAGATTTTTATCTTCACCTGTCATTTGCCCAAGGAAGCCGAAATCTTTAAGGTTCCGTAATAAGTTCAGTTCAGAGAGTGGTGTAGAAGCTTCTGATTTGGAGGATACCACTGTTGTAAAGGGAATTGATAATCTCTCAAGCTCAAGTGGAGAAGTTTT TGAGTTGAATGAGACTGTTCCCATTATAAAAAATCTCGAAAATGACTCAGTAGAGGCTCCTACAAGTTCATCTCAATCTGAGGATGTCAGGCGGGAACTTGTGATGCTGACTTTGCCAGCAATAGCTGGACAGGCCATTGACCCTTTAACACAATTAATGGAGACTGCTTATATTGGCCACCTGG GttcagtggagttggcttcagCTGGTGTCTCCATATCAGTTTTTAACATTATATCAAAGCTATTTAATATTCCTCTACTCAGTGTTGCTACATCTTTTGTGGCCGAAGACATTGCTAAGAATGCGCGCAAAGTTTACCTGTCAG AGGAGGCAGAAGGCACTAATGGTAGACTTTTCACTGGGATAGCAGAAAGGCATCAGTTTTCTTCTGTGTCTACGGCATTACTTTTAGCAGTTGGCATCGGCATCATTGAAGCTTTGGCTTTGGCGTTGGGATCTGGATTACTTCTTAGTTTGATGGGCATATCACCT ACTTCACCTATGAGAGTTCCAGCCAAACGATTTCTTGCCCTGCGTGCTCTTGGTGCTCCTGCATTTGTCGTTTCCTTGGCCCTTCAAGGCATATTCCGTGGATTTAAGGATACAAAGACTCCAGTCGTCTGTCTAG GCATTGGAAACTTTGTAGCTATATTTTTGTTTCCCTTATTTATGTACTATTTCGGCTTGGGTGTGTCTGGAGCTGCCATATCCACTGTCATTTCACA ATACCTAGTGGCCTTTTCTATGATGTGGTACTTAAATCGGCGAGTAAAGATATTACCTCCAAGATTTGAAGAGCTGCAATTCGGTGGCTATTTAAAATCTG GTGGGTTTCTCATTGGAAGAACTCTTTCTGTCCTTTTCACAATGACACTTGCTACATCAATGGCTGCCCGTCAAGGTTCTGTAGCGATGGCTGCTCACCAGATATGCTTACAAGTTTGGCTAGCTGTCTCCCTCCTCACTGATGCACTGGCTGCATCGGCACAG GCGTTGATTGCTAGTAATTTATCAAAAGGTGATTACGTGATAGCAACCGAAATTACACACTATGTGCTAAAG ATAGGGCTACTTGCAGGTGTTTTTTTGGCTGCTGCATTGGGTGTTTCTTTTGGCGCTTTATCTACTTTATTTACCAAGGATGCAGAAGTGCTAGGTGTGGTTAGTACAGGTTTATTG TTTGTCAGTGCCAGTCAACCAATAAATGCTCTTGCATTTATTTTTGATGGCCTCCATTATGGTGTTTCAGACTTCGCTTATGCAGCTCGCTCCATG ATGCTGGTGGGGGCAATATCATCTGGATTTCTGCTTTTTGCTCCGAGACTTCTTGGTCTTCCTGGTGTTTGGTTGGGCTTGACCCTCTTCATGGGATTACGCATGATGGCTGGTGTTATCAG GTTATTGTCAAATAAAGGTCCTTGGTGGTTTCTTCATTGTGAAACAAATGAAGCTAAGGTTAGTAGATTTCTCATATCATAG
- the LOC132065214 gene encoding protein DETOXIFICATION 45, chloroplastic isoform X2: protein MASAQLTTKAMYNGFTELEVIEEISKICSLRYAHCRCNSFARIKQNSLKYVYGSNNCSLSIGKSKRFLSSPVICPRKPKSLRFRNKFSSESGVEASDLEDTTVVKGIDNLSSSSGEVFELNETVPIIKNLENDSVEAPTSSSQSEDVRRELVMLTLPAIAGQAIDPLTQLMETAYIGHLGSVELASAGVSISVFNIISKLFNIPLLSVATSFVAEDIAKNARKVYLSEEAEGTNGRLFTGIAERHQFSSVSTALLLAVGIGIIEALALALGSGLLLSLMGISPTSPMRVPAKRFLALRALGAPAFVVSLALQGIFRGFKDTKTPVVCLGIGNFVAIFLFPLFMYYFGLGVSGAAISTVISQYLVAFSMMWYLNRRVKILPPRFEELQFGGYLKSGGFLIGRTLSVLFTMTLATSMAARQGSVAMAAHQICLQVWLAVSLLTDALAASAQALIASNLSKGDYVIATEITHYVLKIGLLAGVFLAAALGVSFGALSTLFTKDAEVLGVVSTGLLFVSASQPINALAFIFDGLHYGVSDFAYAARSMMLVGAISSGFLLFAPRLLGLPGVWLGLTLFMGLRMMAGVIRLLSNKGPWWFLHCETNEAKVIG, encoded by the exons ATGGCATCTGCACAATTGACCACTAAGGCGATGTATAATGGGTTTACTGAATTGGAAGTGATAGAGGAAATTTCCAAAATCTGCTCATTGAGATACGCACATTGCCGTTGTAATTCCTTTGCAAGAATCAAACAGAATAGCTTGAAGTATGTTTACGGTAGCAACAATTGTTCTTTATCTATTGGAAAAAGCAAAAGATTTTTATCTTCACCTGTCATTTGCCCAAGGAAGCCGAAATCTTTAAGGTTCCGTAATAAGTTCAGTTCAGAGAGTGGTGTAGAAGCTTCTGATTTGGAGGATACCACTGTTGTAAAGGGAATTGATAATCTCTCAAGCTCAAGTGGAGAAGTTTT TGAGTTGAATGAGACTGTTCCCATTATAAAAAATCTCGAAAATGACTCAGTAGAGGCTCCTACAAGTTCATCTCAATCTGAGGATGTCAGGCGGGAACTTGTGATGCTGACTTTGCCAGCAATAGCTGGACAGGCCATTGACCCTTTAACACAATTAATGGAGACTGCTTATATTGGCCACCTGG GttcagtggagttggcttcagCTGGTGTCTCCATATCAGTTTTTAACATTATATCAAAGCTATTTAATATTCCTCTACTCAGTGTTGCTACATCTTTTGTGGCCGAAGACATTGCTAAGAATGCGCGCAAAGTTTACCTGTCAG AGGAGGCAGAAGGCACTAATGGTAGACTTTTCACTGGGATAGCAGAAAGGCATCAGTTTTCTTCTGTGTCTACGGCATTACTTTTAGCAGTTGGCATCGGCATCATTGAAGCTTTGGCTTTGGCGTTGGGATCTGGATTACTTCTTAGTTTGATGGGCATATCACCT ACTTCACCTATGAGAGTTCCAGCCAAACGATTTCTTGCCCTGCGTGCTCTTGGTGCTCCTGCATTTGTCGTTTCCTTGGCCCTTCAAGGCATATTCCGTGGATTTAAGGATACAAAGACTCCAGTCGTCTGTCTAG GCATTGGAAACTTTGTAGCTATATTTTTGTTTCCCTTATTTATGTACTATTTCGGCTTGGGTGTGTCTGGAGCTGCCATATCCACTGTCATTTCACA ATACCTAGTGGCCTTTTCTATGATGTGGTACTTAAATCGGCGAGTAAAGATATTACCTCCAAGATTTGAAGAGCTGCAATTCGGTGGCTATTTAAAATCTG GTGGGTTTCTCATTGGAAGAACTCTTTCTGTCCTTTTCACAATGACACTTGCTACATCAATGGCTGCCCGTCAAGGTTCTGTAGCGATGGCTGCTCACCAGATATGCTTACAAGTTTGGCTAGCTGTCTCCCTCCTCACTGATGCACTGGCTGCATCGGCACAG GCGTTGATTGCTAGTAATTTATCAAAAGGTGATTACGTGATAGCAACCGAAATTACACACTATGTGCTAAAG ATAGGGCTACTTGCAGGTGTTTTTTTGGCTGCTGCATTGGGTGTTTCTTTTGGCGCTTTATCTACTTTATTTACCAAGGATGCAGAAGTGCTAGGTGTGGTTAGTACAGGTTTATTG TTTGTCAGTGCCAGTCAACCAATAAATGCTCTTGCATTTATTTTTGATGGCCTCCATTATGGTGTTTCAGACTTCGCTTATGCAGCTCGCTCCATG ATGCTGGTGGGGGCAATATCATCTGGATTTCTGCTTTTTGCTCCGAGACTTCTTGGTCTTCCTGGTGTTTGGTTGGGCTTGACCCTCTTCATGGGATTACGCATGATGGCTGGTGTTATCAG GTTATTGTCAAATAAAGGTCCTTGGTGGTTTCTTCATTGTGAAACAAATGAAGCTAAG GTTATTGGTTGA